One genomic window of Punica granatum isolate Tunisia-2019 chromosome 1, ASM765513v2, whole genome shotgun sequence includes the following:
- the LOC116205186 gene encoding pollen-specific leucine-rich repeat extensin-like protein 3: protein MAEEDRVDTFEEVNPPVPTHSQPPPTHAPPPPTTAGILPAYSGAPPTHLPPPTSSGAPLPPVSLTSSASDDQARITALEGTVNQLAASMAANMAELFTLLRGPNRASSSSTPPPRQGPTVDPTPWVPPTQAPENMDAPAPPTLHTSMAHPFTSPFSPPPAPTVVPLPPVAFLTLDHVLSAPPPVSMPAPAAAYTFPPSMVFPAPSAPALTHPQVADLPSYPPLQPHINFSYQAPPPYKHHIPQTRHTDSHGPGRLTNALLPRGRRRAGT, encoded by the coding sequence atggcggaagagGACCGAGTTGATACCTTCGAGGAAGTCAACCCACCGGTTCCAACTCATTCCCAACCGCCCCCGACGCACGCTCCGCCGCCTCCGACTACTGCAGGCATACTTCCGGCATATTCAGGCGCCCCTCCGacgcatctcccgcccccgacGTCTTCAGGGGCGCCCCTTCCACCAGTCTCACTGACATCATCCGCCTCcgatgaccaagcccgcatcacggcactcgagggcacggtTAATCAATTGGCCGCCAGCATGGCCGCTAACATGGCGGAACTGTTCACCCTACTTAGAGGGCCGAATCGCgcatcctcgagctccacacctcCGCCGAGACAAGGGCCGACAGTCGATCCAACCCCTTGGGTTCCGCCAACTCAAGCCCCGGAGAACATGGATGCGCCCGCGCCACCAACACTGCATACGTCCATGGCTCACCCCTTCACCAGTCCATTTTCGCCGCCACCGGCCCCCACGgtcgtccctcttccaccggtgGCGTTCCTCACTTTGGATCACGTCCTATCCGCGCCGCCACCTGTTTCCATGCCGGCCCCAGCTGCAGCCTATACATTCCCTCCGTCGATGGTTTTTCCGGCACCAAGCGCACCTGCTTTGACTCACCCTCAAGTCGCGGATCTTCCCTCCTATCCGCCTCTACAACCTCACATCAACTTCTCCTACCAAGCACCACCCCCCTATAAACACCACATTCCTCAAACCAGGCACACCGACTCACACGGCCCAGGTCGCCTCACCAAcgcacttcttccccgaggccgacgccgaGCAGGAACTTAG